One window from the genome of Cottoperca gobio unplaced genomic scaffold, fCotGob3.1 fCotGob3_487arrow_ctg1, whole genome shotgun sequence encodes:
- the trim9 gene encoding E3 ubiquitin-protein ligase TRIM9 isoform X1, producing the protein MDEMEEELKCPVCGSFFREPIILPCSHNICQACARNILVQTPDAESPQSSRASGSGVSDYDYLDLDKMSLYSEADSGYGSYGGFVSAPTTPCQKSPNGVRVFPPSVPQPPAQQHLLLQPGSLPPIPRNSCITCPQCHRSLILDERGLRGFAKNRVLEGVVDRYQQSKAAALKCQLCEKSPKEATVMCEQCDVFYCDPCRLRCHPPRGPLAKHRLVPPAQGRISRRTSPRKTSTCTEHELENLSMYCVQCKMPVCYQCLEEGKHGTHEVKALGAMWKLHKGQLSQALTGLSDRATEAKEFLVQLRNMVQHIQPVSVVLQENGVEFEACLVAQCDALIEALNRRKAQLLSRVNKEHEHKLKVVRDQISHCTVKLRQTTGLMEYCLEVIKENDPSGFLQISDALIRRVHMTEGQWGKGTLTPRMNSDFDLTLDSGPLLQTIHQLDFVQMKVPAAPMLQLEECCTQNNSATLSWKQPPLSTIALDGYILELDDGNMGPFREVYVGTETICTVDGLHFNSTYKARVKAFNGSGVGQYSKTLIMQTSETGLPPCDIQSIGEVAWFTFDPASAHQDIILSNDNLTVSCNSYDDRVVMGNSAFSRGVHYWEMTVDRYDNHPDPAFGVARGDVLKDVMLGKDDKAWAMYVDNNRSWFMHNNSHTNRTDGGICKGATIGILLDFSRGILIFLINDEQQGPVAFEALEGVYYPAISLNRNVQITLHTGLPIPDFYTAGEADPTDSVC; encoded by the exons ATggatgagatggaggaagagttAAAGTGCCCGGTCTGCGGCTCTTTTTTCCGGGAGCCCATCATCCTGCCGTGCTCGCACAACATTTGTCAGGCGTGTGCTCGGAATATCCTCGTGCAGACTCCTGACGCGGAGTCCCCGCAGAGCAGCCGAGCCTCCGGCTCCGGAGTGTCCGACTATGACTATCTGGATTTGGATAAAATGAGTTTGTACAGTGAGGCGGACAGTGGTTACGGGTCCTATGGGGGCTTCGTCAGCGCGCCCACCACCCCTTGCCAAAAATCACCAAACGGGGTGCGGGTGTTCCCCCCGTCGGTCCCCCAGCCTCCCGCGCAGCAGCACCTGCTCCTGCAGCCCGGCTCTTTACCCCCGATCCCCCGCAACTCCTGCATCACCTGCCCGCAGTGTCACCGCAGCCTCATCCTGGACGAACGGGGGCTGCGCGGATTCGCCAAGAACCGGGTTCTGGAGGGGGTGGTGGACCGGTACCAGCAGAGCAAAGCGGCCGCGCTCAAGTGCCAGCTGTGCGAGAAGAGCCCGAAGGAGGCCACCGTGATGTGTGAGCAATGCGACGTCTTCTACTGCGACCCGTGCCGCCTCCGGTGCCATCCTCCCCGCGGCCCCCTCGCCAAGCATCGCCTGGTGCCGCCAGCGCAGGGGCGGATAAGTCGCCGCACGAGTCCCCGCAAAACCTCCACTTGCACAGAGCACGAGCTGGAGAATCTGAGCATGTACTGTGTGCAGTGTAAGATGCCTGTGTGTTATCAATGTTTGGAGGAAGGCAAACACGGCACACATGAAGTCAAAGCTTTGGGCGCAATGTGGAAACTGCACAAG GGGCAGCTCTCTCAGGCGCTCACCGGCCTCTCAGACCGAGCCACCGAAGCTAAAGAGTTCCTGGTTCAGCTCAGGAACATGGTGCAGCACATCCAG CCGGTGTCTGTTGTCTTGCAGGAGAACGGCGTGGAGTTTGAAGCCTGTTTGGTGGCGCAGTGCGACGCGCTCATCGAAGCCTTGAACCGACGCAAAGCCCAGCTGCTGTCCCGCGTGAACAAAGAGCACGAACACAAACTGAAG GTGGTCCGGGATCAGATCTCTCACTGCACGGTGAAGCTGCGTCAGACCACGGGGCTGATGGAGTACTGCCTGGAGGTCATCAAGGAGAACGACCCCAGTGGTTTcctgcag atcTCCGACGCTCTGATCCGGAGGGTCCACATGACGGAGGGTCAGTGGGGGAAGGGAACCCTCACCCCCAGGATGAACAGCGACTTCGACCTCACGCTGGACAGCGGCCCCCTCCTGCAGACCATCCACCAGCTGGACTTTGTGCAGATGAAAG TCCCGGCGGCTCCGATGCTGCAGCTGGAGGAATGCTGCACGCAGAACAACAGCGCCACGTTGTCATGGAAACAACCGCCGCTCTCCACCATCGCCTTGGACGGGTACATCCTGGAGCTGGACGACGGGAACATGGGGCCCTTCAGG gaagTGTACGTGGGGACGGAGACCATCTGCACGGTGGACGGGCTGCACTTCAACAGCACCTACAAGGCCCGCGTGAAGGCGTTCAACGGCAGCGGAGTGGGACAGTACAGCAAGACCCTGATCATGCAGACGTCTGAGA CTGGACTCCCTCCGTGTGATATTCAGTCTATAGGCGAAG tCGCCTGGTTCACCTTCGACCCGGCCTCCGCTCACCAGGACATCATCCTCTCCAACGACAACCTGACAGTGTCGTGCAACAGCTACGACGACAGGGTGGTCATGGGTAATTCTGCGTTCTCCCGCGGCGTGCATTACTGGGAGATGACGGTGGATCGCTACGACAACCACCCGGACCCGGCCTTCGGGGTTGCTCGGGGCGACGTGCTGAAGGACGTCATGCTGGGGAAGGACGACAAGGCCTGGGCCATGTACGTGGACAACAACCGCTCCTGGTTCATGcacaacaactcacacacaaacag GACGGACGGCGGCATCTGTAAAGGAGCTACGATCGGTATCCTGCTGGACTTCTCCCGCGGaatcctcatcttcctcatcaaTGATGAGCAGCAGGGGCCGGTGGCTTTCGAAGCCCTGGAGGGCGTGTACTACCCCGCCATCAGCCTCAACAGAAATGTGCAG aTCACTCTGCACACTGGTCTACCTATCCCTGATTTCTACACCGCCGGGGAGGCAGACCCCACCGACTCTGTGTGCTAA
- the trim9 gene encoding E3 ubiquitin-protein ligase TRIM9 isoform X3 encodes MDEMEEELKCPVCGSFFREPIILPCSHNICQACARNILVQTPDAESPQSSRASGSGVSDYDYLDLDKMSLYSEADSGYGSYGGFVSAPTTPCQKSPNGVRVFPPSVPQPPAQQHLLLQPGSLPPIPRNSCITCPQCHRSLILDERGLRGFAKNRVLEGVVDRYQQSKAAALKCQLCEKSPKEATVMCEQCDVFYCDPCRLRCHPPRGPLAKHRLVPPAQGRISRRTSPRKTSTCTEHELENLSMYCVQCKMPVCYQCLEEGKHGTHEVKALGAMWKLHKGQLSQALTGLSDRATEAKEFLVQLRNMVQHIQENGVEFEACLVAQCDALIEALNRRKAQLLSRVNKEHEHKLKVVRDQISHCTVKLRQTTGLMEYCLEVIKENDPSGFLQISDALIRRVHMTEGQWGKGTLTPRMNSDFDLTLDSGPLLQTIHQLDFVQMKVPAAPMLQLEECCTQNNSATLSWKQPPLSTIALDGYILELDDGNMGPFREVYVGTETICTVDGLHFNSTYKARVKAFNGSGVGQYSKTLIMQTSEIAWFTFDPASAHQDIILSNDNLTVSCNSYDDRVVMGNSAFSRGVHYWEMTVDRYDNHPDPAFGVARGDVLKDVMLGKDDKAWAMYVDNNRSWFMHNNSHTNRTDGGICKGATIGILLDFSRGILIFLINDEQQGPVAFEALEGVYYPAISLNRNVQITLHTGLPIPDFYTAGEADPTDSVC; translated from the exons ATggatgagatggaggaagagttAAAGTGCCCGGTCTGCGGCTCTTTTTTCCGGGAGCCCATCATCCTGCCGTGCTCGCACAACATTTGTCAGGCGTGTGCTCGGAATATCCTCGTGCAGACTCCTGACGCGGAGTCCCCGCAGAGCAGCCGAGCCTCCGGCTCCGGAGTGTCCGACTATGACTATCTGGATTTGGATAAAATGAGTTTGTACAGTGAGGCGGACAGTGGTTACGGGTCCTATGGGGGCTTCGTCAGCGCGCCCACCACCCCTTGCCAAAAATCACCAAACGGGGTGCGGGTGTTCCCCCCGTCGGTCCCCCAGCCTCCCGCGCAGCAGCACCTGCTCCTGCAGCCCGGCTCTTTACCCCCGATCCCCCGCAACTCCTGCATCACCTGCCCGCAGTGTCACCGCAGCCTCATCCTGGACGAACGGGGGCTGCGCGGATTCGCCAAGAACCGGGTTCTGGAGGGGGTGGTGGACCGGTACCAGCAGAGCAAAGCGGCCGCGCTCAAGTGCCAGCTGTGCGAGAAGAGCCCGAAGGAGGCCACCGTGATGTGTGAGCAATGCGACGTCTTCTACTGCGACCCGTGCCGCCTCCGGTGCCATCCTCCCCGCGGCCCCCTCGCCAAGCATCGCCTGGTGCCGCCAGCGCAGGGGCGGATAAGTCGCCGCACGAGTCCCCGCAAAACCTCCACTTGCACAGAGCACGAGCTGGAGAATCTGAGCATGTACTGTGTGCAGTGTAAGATGCCTGTGTGTTATCAATGTTTGGAGGAAGGCAAACACGGCACACATGAAGTCAAAGCTTTGGGCGCAATGTGGAAACTGCACAAG GGGCAGCTCTCTCAGGCGCTCACCGGCCTCTCAGACCGAGCCACCGAAGCTAAAGAGTTCCTGGTTCAGCTCAGGAACATGGTGCAGCACATCCAG GAGAACGGCGTGGAGTTTGAAGCCTGTTTGGTGGCGCAGTGCGACGCGCTCATCGAAGCCTTGAACCGACGCAAAGCCCAGCTGCTGTCCCGCGTGAACAAAGAGCACGAACACAAACTGAAG GTGGTCCGGGATCAGATCTCTCACTGCACGGTGAAGCTGCGTCAGACCACGGGGCTGATGGAGTACTGCCTGGAGGTCATCAAGGAGAACGACCCCAGTGGTTTcctgcag atcTCCGACGCTCTGATCCGGAGGGTCCACATGACGGAGGGTCAGTGGGGGAAGGGAACCCTCACCCCCAGGATGAACAGCGACTTCGACCTCACGCTGGACAGCGGCCCCCTCCTGCAGACCATCCACCAGCTGGACTTTGTGCAGATGAAAG TCCCGGCGGCTCCGATGCTGCAGCTGGAGGAATGCTGCACGCAGAACAACAGCGCCACGTTGTCATGGAAACAACCGCCGCTCTCCACCATCGCCTTGGACGGGTACATCCTGGAGCTGGACGACGGGAACATGGGGCCCTTCAGG gaagTGTACGTGGGGACGGAGACCATCTGCACGGTGGACGGGCTGCACTTCAACAGCACCTACAAGGCCCGCGTGAAGGCGTTCAACGGCAGCGGAGTGGGACAGTACAGCAAGACCCTGATCATGCAGACGTCTGAGA tCGCCTGGTTCACCTTCGACCCGGCCTCCGCTCACCAGGACATCATCCTCTCCAACGACAACCTGACAGTGTCGTGCAACAGCTACGACGACAGGGTGGTCATGGGTAATTCTGCGTTCTCCCGCGGCGTGCATTACTGGGAGATGACGGTGGATCGCTACGACAACCACCCGGACCCGGCCTTCGGGGTTGCTCGGGGCGACGTGCTGAAGGACGTCATGCTGGGGAAGGACGACAAGGCCTGGGCCATGTACGTGGACAACAACCGCTCCTGGTTCATGcacaacaactcacacacaaacag GACGGACGGCGGCATCTGTAAAGGAGCTACGATCGGTATCCTGCTGGACTTCTCCCGCGGaatcctcatcttcctcatcaaTGATGAGCAGCAGGGGCCGGTGGCTTTCGAAGCCCTGGAGGGCGTGTACTACCCCGCCATCAGCCTCAACAGAAATGTGCAG aTCACTCTGCACACTGGTCTACCTATCCCTGATTTCTACACCGCCGGGGAGGCAGACCCCACCGACTCTGTGTGCTAA
- the LOC115006113 gene encoding uncharacterized protein LOC115006113: MIRATQSESQTKSASSASSSTSSASSSASSSASSSASSSASSSASSASSSASSSASSASSSASSSASSVSSAASSSASSSASSASSSASSASSASSYTFSASSSASSSASSSASSSASSASSSVSSVSSAASSSVSSSASSASSSASSVSSSASSSASSSASSVSSSASSSASSSASSSASSVSSSASSSASSSASSASSSASSSASSSASSASFESSASSVFSFASSASSSASSASSSASSATSSASSSASSSASSASSASSSASSSASSASSASSSASSSASSASFASSASSVSSFASSASSSGSSASFESSASSVSSFASSASSSASYSASSASSSASSASFASSASSASSSASSSASSASFASSASSASSASSSASSSASSASFASSASSASSSASSSACSAFFASSASSASFSASFSEL, encoded by the coding sequence ATGATTAGAGCAACACAAAGTGAATCACAAACTAAGTCTGCGTCTTCTGCGTCTTCTTCTACGTCCTCTGCGTCTTCTTCTGCGTCTTCTTCTGCGTCTTCTTCTGCGTCTTCTTCTGCGTCTTCTTCTGCGTCCTCTGCGTCTTCTTCTGCGTCTTCTTCTGCGTCCTCTGCGTCTTCTTCTGCATCTTCTTCTGCATCCTCTGTGTCTTCTGCTGCGTCTTCTTCTGCGTCTTCTTCTGCGTCCTCTGCATCTTCTTCTGCGTCTTCTGCGTCTTCTGCGTCTTCTTATACGTTCTCTGCGTCTTCTTCAGCGTCTTCTTCTGCGTCTTCTTCTGCGTCTTCTTCTGCGTCCTCTGCATCTTCTTCAGTATCCTCTGTGTCTTCTGctgcgtcttcttctgtgtcttctTCTGCGTCCTCTGCGTCTTCTTCTGCGTCCTCTGTGTCTTCTTCTGCGTCTTCTTCTGCGTCTTCTTCTGCGTCCTCTGTGTCTTCTTCTGCATCTTCTTCTGCGTCTTCTTCTGCGTCTTCTTCTGCGTCCTCTGTGTCTTCTTCTGCGTCTTCTTCTGCGTCTTCTTCTGCGTCCTCTGCGTCTTCTTCTGCGTCTTCTTCTGCGTCTTCTTCTGCGTCCTCTGCATCCTTTGAATCTTCTGCgtcctctgtgttttcttttgcgTCATCTGCGTCTTCTTCTGCGTCCTCTGCGTCTTCTTCTGCGTCCTCTGCGACTTCTTCTGCGTCTTCTTCTGCGTCTTCTTCTGCGTCCTCTGCGTCCTCTGCGTCTTCTTCTGCGTCTTCTTCTGCGTCCTCTGCGTCCTCTGCGTCTTCTTCTGCGTCTTCTTCTGCGTCCTCTGCGTCCTTTGCATCTTCTGCGTCCTCTGTGTCTTCTTTTGCGTCATCTGCGTCTTCTTCTGGGTCCTCTGCGTCCTTTGAATCTTCTGCGTCCTCTGTGTCTTCTTTTGCGTCATCTGCGTCTTCTTCTGCGTCTTATTCTGCGTCCTCTGCGTCTTCTTCTGCGTCCTCTGCGTCCTTTGCATCTTCTGCGTCCTCTGCGTCTTCTTCTGCGTCTTCTTCTGCGTCCTCTGCGTCCTTTGCATCTTCTGCGTCCTCTGCGTCCTCTGCGTCTTCTTCTGCGTCTTCTTCTGCATCCTCTGCGTCCTTTGCATCTTCTGCATCCTCTGCGTCTTCTTCTGCGTCTTCTTCTGCGTGCTCTGCGTTCTTTGCATCTTCTGCGTCCTCTGCGTCTTTTTCTGCGTCTTTTTCTGAGTTGTGA
- the trim9 gene encoding E3 ubiquitin-protein ligase TRIM9 isoform X2, with protein MDEMEEELKCPVCGSFFREPIILPCSHNICQACARNILVQTPDAESPQSSRASGSGVSDYDYLDLDKMSLYSEADSGYGSYGGFVSAPTTPCQKSPNGVRVFPPSVPQPPAQQHLLLQPGSLPPIPRNSCITCPQCHRSLILDERGLRGFAKNRVLEGVVDRYQQSKAAALKCQLCEKSPKEATVMCEQCDVFYCDPCRLRCHPPRGPLAKHRLVPPAQGRISRRTSPRKTSTCTEHELENLSMYCVQCKMPVCYQCLEEGKHGTHEVKALGAMWKLHKGQLSQALTGLSDRATEAKEFLVQLRNMVQHIQENGVEFEACLVAQCDALIEALNRRKAQLLSRVNKEHEHKLKVVRDQISHCTVKLRQTTGLMEYCLEVIKENDPSGFLQISDALIRRVHMTEGQWGKGTLTPRMNSDFDLTLDSGPLLQTIHQLDFVQMKVPAAPMLQLEECCTQNNSATLSWKQPPLSTIALDGYILELDDGNMGPFREVYVGTETICTVDGLHFNSTYKARVKAFNGSGVGQYSKTLIMQTSETGLPPCDIQSIGEVAWFTFDPASAHQDIILSNDNLTVSCNSYDDRVVMGNSAFSRGVHYWEMTVDRYDNHPDPAFGVARGDVLKDVMLGKDDKAWAMYVDNNRSWFMHNNSHTNRTDGGICKGATIGILLDFSRGILIFLINDEQQGPVAFEALEGVYYPAISLNRNVQITLHTGLPIPDFYTAGEADPTDSVC; from the exons ATggatgagatggaggaagagttAAAGTGCCCGGTCTGCGGCTCTTTTTTCCGGGAGCCCATCATCCTGCCGTGCTCGCACAACATTTGTCAGGCGTGTGCTCGGAATATCCTCGTGCAGACTCCTGACGCGGAGTCCCCGCAGAGCAGCCGAGCCTCCGGCTCCGGAGTGTCCGACTATGACTATCTGGATTTGGATAAAATGAGTTTGTACAGTGAGGCGGACAGTGGTTACGGGTCCTATGGGGGCTTCGTCAGCGCGCCCACCACCCCTTGCCAAAAATCACCAAACGGGGTGCGGGTGTTCCCCCCGTCGGTCCCCCAGCCTCCCGCGCAGCAGCACCTGCTCCTGCAGCCCGGCTCTTTACCCCCGATCCCCCGCAACTCCTGCATCACCTGCCCGCAGTGTCACCGCAGCCTCATCCTGGACGAACGGGGGCTGCGCGGATTCGCCAAGAACCGGGTTCTGGAGGGGGTGGTGGACCGGTACCAGCAGAGCAAAGCGGCCGCGCTCAAGTGCCAGCTGTGCGAGAAGAGCCCGAAGGAGGCCACCGTGATGTGTGAGCAATGCGACGTCTTCTACTGCGACCCGTGCCGCCTCCGGTGCCATCCTCCCCGCGGCCCCCTCGCCAAGCATCGCCTGGTGCCGCCAGCGCAGGGGCGGATAAGTCGCCGCACGAGTCCCCGCAAAACCTCCACTTGCACAGAGCACGAGCTGGAGAATCTGAGCATGTACTGTGTGCAGTGTAAGATGCCTGTGTGTTATCAATGTTTGGAGGAAGGCAAACACGGCACACATGAAGTCAAAGCTTTGGGCGCAATGTGGAAACTGCACAAG GGGCAGCTCTCTCAGGCGCTCACCGGCCTCTCAGACCGAGCCACCGAAGCTAAAGAGTTCCTGGTTCAGCTCAGGAACATGGTGCAGCACATCCAG GAGAACGGCGTGGAGTTTGAAGCCTGTTTGGTGGCGCAGTGCGACGCGCTCATCGAAGCCTTGAACCGACGCAAAGCCCAGCTGCTGTCCCGCGTGAACAAAGAGCACGAACACAAACTGAAG GTGGTCCGGGATCAGATCTCTCACTGCACGGTGAAGCTGCGTCAGACCACGGGGCTGATGGAGTACTGCCTGGAGGTCATCAAGGAGAACGACCCCAGTGGTTTcctgcag atcTCCGACGCTCTGATCCGGAGGGTCCACATGACGGAGGGTCAGTGGGGGAAGGGAACCCTCACCCCCAGGATGAACAGCGACTTCGACCTCACGCTGGACAGCGGCCCCCTCCTGCAGACCATCCACCAGCTGGACTTTGTGCAGATGAAAG TCCCGGCGGCTCCGATGCTGCAGCTGGAGGAATGCTGCACGCAGAACAACAGCGCCACGTTGTCATGGAAACAACCGCCGCTCTCCACCATCGCCTTGGACGGGTACATCCTGGAGCTGGACGACGGGAACATGGGGCCCTTCAGG gaagTGTACGTGGGGACGGAGACCATCTGCACGGTGGACGGGCTGCACTTCAACAGCACCTACAAGGCCCGCGTGAAGGCGTTCAACGGCAGCGGAGTGGGACAGTACAGCAAGACCCTGATCATGCAGACGTCTGAGA CTGGACTCCCTCCGTGTGATATTCAGTCTATAGGCGAAG tCGCCTGGTTCACCTTCGACCCGGCCTCCGCTCACCAGGACATCATCCTCTCCAACGACAACCTGACAGTGTCGTGCAACAGCTACGACGACAGGGTGGTCATGGGTAATTCTGCGTTCTCCCGCGGCGTGCATTACTGGGAGATGACGGTGGATCGCTACGACAACCACCCGGACCCGGCCTTCGGGGTTGCTCGGGGCGACGTGCTGAAGGACGTCATGCTGGGGAAGGACGACAAGGCCTGGGCCATGTACGTGGACAACAACCGCTCCTGGTTCATGcacaacaactcacacacaaacag GACGGACGGCGGCATCTGTAAAGGAGCTACGATCGGTATCCTGCTGGACTTCTCCCGCGGaatcctcatcttcctcatcaaTGATGAGCAGCAGGGGCCGGTGGCTTTCGAAGCCCTGGAGGGCGTGTACTACCCCGCCATCAGCCTCAACAGAAATGTGCAG aTCACTCTGCACACTGGTCTACCTATCCCTGATTTCTACACCGCCGGGGAGGCAGACCCCACCGACTCTGTGTGCTAA